A window of Fictibacillus halophilus contains these coding sequences:
- a CDS encoding YolD-like family protein produces the protein MIRDRGTIKWTAMMLPEHVKMLREHQDGLDYGRKPELDEQKYEEFNETICVAMEENQALKFTYFEKGRALVLIGHVHYIDEYKKELRVLNEEKRMHILKVTDIMDVEYA, from the coding sequence GTGATTCGTGACAGAGGAACGATTAAGTGGACGGCAATGATGCTGCCGGAGCATGTAAAAATGTTAAGAGAGCATCAAGACGGTCTGGACTATGGAAGAAAGCCAGAATTAGATGAACAAAAGTACGAAGAATTCAATGAGACAATCTGTGTTGCGATGGAAGAGAACCAAGCGCTGAAGTTTACGTATTTTGAAAAAGGCAGGGCGCTCGTGCTTATAGGCCATGTGCATTATATAGACGAATACAAAAAAGAGTTAAGGGTGCTGAATGAAGAAAAAAGGATGCATATCTTAAAAGTGACTGACATTATGGATGTTGAATACGCATAG
- a CDS encoding PadR family transcriptional regulator, which translates to MALRYALLGLLAKNEATGYELTQQFKETVIHFWTAHHTQIYRELLKMEEEGLTQSKTVQQSDYPDKKIYAITDKGFEQLLEWMLNKPVNAPKLKDDLLLRVSMFHFIPTDKAIAFLEKSKEHHQMGLMMTKKWQEEHFPKGTYGKNELGEFLTSEYGIRYMESWLSWCNWAIKVLKKKGES; encoded by the coding sequence ATGGCGTTAAGGTATGCGCTGTTAGGTTTATTGGCGAAAAATGAAGCAACAGGTTACGAGCTAACACAGCAATTTAAAGAAACAGTTATTCATTTTTGGACAGCCCATCACACGCAGATCTATAGAGAACTCTTAAAGATGGAAGAAGAAGGACTCACACAATCAAAGACTGTACAGCAGAGTGATTACCCTGATAAGAAGATATATGCGATCACGGACAAAGGTTTTGAACAGCTGCTTGAATGGATGCTGAATAAACCTGTAAATGCACCAAAGCTGAAAGATGATTTGTTATTAAGGGTATCCATGTTTCATTTTATCCCGACAGACAAAGCGATTGCTTTTTTAGAAAAGAGTAAAGAACACCATCAGATGGGACTGATGATGACGAAAAAATGGCAAGAAGAGCACTTTCCAAAAGGAACGTATGGAAAAAACGAACTTGGCGAATTTTTAACAAGTGAATATGGCATTCGATATATGGAAAGCTGGTTATCATGGTGTAACTGGGCGATTAAAGTTCTAAAGAAGAAAGGTGAGTCATAA
- a CDS encoding ZIP family metal transporter, with protein MEAALFGSVLSALATGFGALPVLFWSQVTHRFRDILLALTAGIMVAASTFSLIPQALELSNLTVLTIGITLGTLTLLLLERFVPHVDLDHSKIFKGIDAKAFLVIAAITLHNLPEGLSVGVSYASENTGLGGLIAFAIGLQNAPEGLLVALFLIHQNMNRFKAFLIATLTGAVEIVTALLGYVLTSYVENLVPYGLSFAAGAMLFIVYKELIPESHGDGHARSATLSFIAGLLIMIYLTQIFG; from the coding sequence ATGGAAGCTGCTTTATTTGGAAGTGTTTTATCTGCATTAGCAACCGGTTTTGGTGCACTGCCTGTTCTCTTCTGGTCTCAGGTAACACACCGGTTCCGCGACATATTGCTTGCTCTTACCGCAGGTATCATGGTCGCTGCTTCAACGTTCAGCTTGATTCCTCAAGCTCTTGAACTATCAAACTTAACTGTACTTACAATCGGTATCACACTTGGTACCCTAACTCTCTTACTTTTAGAAAGGTTCGTTCCGCACGTTGATCTTGATCATTCTAAGATTTTTAAGGGCATCGATGCTAAAGCGTTCCTTGTCATTGCTGCGATCACCTTGCACAATTTGCCTGAAGGTCTTTCTGTTGGGGTCAGTTATGCTAGTGAAAATACCGGGCTCGGCGGTTTGATCGCATTTGCGATCGGACTTCAAAACGCACCAGAAGGTCTGTTAGTAGCCCTTTTTCTCATTCATCAAAATATGAACCGATTTAAGGCTTTCCTTATCGCAACATTAACAGGTGCTGTTGAAATCGTTACGGCTTTGCTTGGGTATGTGCTCACCTCTTATGTAGAGAATCTTGTCCCTTACGGCCTTTCCTTTGCAGCTGGTGCCATGCTCTTTATCGTCTATAAAGAACTCATTCCTGAAAGCCATGGTGATGGTCACGCTCGATCTGCTACATTATCATTTATTGCTGGTCTCTTAATCATGATTTACTTAACTCAAATCTTTGGATAA
- a CDS encoding HPr family phosphocarrier protein, with translation MIVKATRPIYAERAAKLVELTGSFKESIYLQKGDRTADGKSFLGIIALSIYPDDYIEIICDPPNTELKEKILSSGLFASCKS, from the coding sequence ATGATTGTAAAAGCTACTCGACCTATTTATGCAGAGCGCGCTGCTAAACTTGTTGAACTAACAGGCAGTTTTAAAGAATCCATCTATTTGCAAAAAGGGGATCGGACAGCTGACGGAAAAAGCTTTCTCGGTATCATCGCATTGTCTATCTATCCAGATGACTACATCGAAATTATCTGCGATCCGCCTAATACGGAATTAAAAGAAAAAATACTCTCGTCTGGACTTTTCGCAAGCTGTAAATCTTAA
- a CDS encoding SDR family NAD(P)-dependent oxidoreductase, with translation MSTLRNKVVVITGASGGLGAHLAMDVAKKGATPILTARREDQLKIVQEAILKATNIKAPYYILDVSNTESVEEVFSTILSEHENIHILVNNAGYGIFEEFVDSPWKNIEGMFSTNVLGLMACTRAVLPHMLQRGSGHIVNIASQAGKISTPKSSVYAATKHAVLGFSNGLRLEVAHKGVDVTTINPGPIATNFFTLADQSGNYVKNVQKLMLQPSHVSEKIVKAMERPVREINLPWWMNVGSTMYQVMPKLIETLGGKSFRQK, from the coding sequence ATGAGTACATTAAGAAATAAAGTCGTGGTGATAACAGGAGCATCAGGGGGACTCGGCGCTCACCTTGCTATGGATGTTGCTAAAAAAGGAGCAACTCCCATCCTAACTGCAAGAAGAGAAGATCAGCTAAAAATTGTACAGGAAGCCATCTTAAAAGCTACGAATATAAAAGCGCCTTATTATATTTTAGATGTTTCAAACACAGAAAGCGTTGAGGAGGTTTTCTCAACGATCCTTAGTGAACATGAAAACATACATATTTTAGTGAACAATGCGGGCTATGGTATTTTTGAAGAGTTTGTAGATTCGCCATGGAAAAATATCGAAGGAATGTTTTCAACGAACGTTCTTGGGCTTATGGCGTGTACGAGAGCTGTTCTGCCTCACATGCTTCAAAGAGGAAGCGGCCATATCGTGAATATTGCGTCTCAGGCAGGTAAGATTTCAACACCAAAATCCAGCGTATACGCAGCAACGAAACATGCTGTGTTAGGATTCTCAAACGGGCTGCGTTTGGAAGTCGCACATAAAGGGGTAGACGTGACAACCATCAACCCTGGACCGATCGCTACAAACTTCTTTACACTTGCTGATCAGTCTGGCAATTACGTTAAAAACGTTCAAAAACTGATGCTTCAGCCTTCGCATGTTTCCGAAAAAATCGTTAAAGCGATGGAGCGTCCCGTTCGTGAGATCAATCTTCCATGGTGGATGAACGTAGGAAGTACTATGTATCAAGTCATGCCAAAATTGATTGAAACACTAGGTGGAAAATCGTTTAGACAAAAGTAA
- a CDS encoding DNA polymerase thumb domain-containing protein, whose protein sequence is MNYDEMPKRTILCMDMKSFYASCAAVRLGLNPLTCHLAVVGDTERQGSVVLAASPRLKADFGIRTGNRLFEIPKNKNIIVVNAQMAYFLERSMEITKMLHRYVPPESIHTYSVDESFLQADGTERLWGSAQELAERIRRDIWREFGLPCAIGIGPNMLMSKLCLDLEAKKKGVAQWGYEDVEKKLWHLSPLSQMWGIGSRVERTLNRMGIVTVGDLAHYPLELLEKKFGIMGNQLYHHAWGIDLSEIGAPIMQGQVSYGKSQILLRDYTDITEIKHVILEMCEEVARRARRARKAGRTISFGLGYSKDEGGGGFHRSKSIDQPSNITMELYEVCLELLQTFYRGETVRKISIALSNVCEDTETQLTLFSLDHPKKRKIGYVMDDIRQKYGSNSLLRAVSYTKGGTALYRSRLLGGHKA, encoded by the coding sequence ATGAACTATGATGAAATGCCTAAGCGCACGATCTTATGTATGGATATGAAAAGTTTTTATGCAAGCTGTGCTGCTGTTCGCTTAGGGTTAAATCCGCTGACATGTCATTTGGCAGTAGTAGGGGATACGGAGAGACAGGGAAGCGTGGTGCTTGCAGCATCACCGAGACTGAAGGCTGATTTTGGTATTCGCACAGGCAACCGGCTGTTTGAGATTCCAAAGAATAAAAACATTATCGTTGTAAACGCGCAGATGGCTTATTTCCTAGAAAGATCGATGGAGATTACGAAGATGCTGCACCGCTATGTTCCGCCAGAGTCGATCCACACATATAGCGTGGATGAAAGTTTTCTTCAAGCTGATGGAACAGAAAGGTTATGGGGAAGTGCACAAGAACTTGCTGAGAGGATCCGCCGTGACATCTGGCGAGAGTTTGGATTGCCGTGTGCGATCGGAATCGGCCCGAACATGCTCATGTCAAAGCTTTGTCTCGATCTTGAAGCGAAGAAAAAAGGAGTGGCGCAGTGGGGGTATGAAGATGTAGAGAAGAAATTATGGCATCTATCTCCACTAAGCCAGATGTGGGGAATCGGATCAAGAGTAGAGCGGACTTTAAACAGGATGGGTATTGTAACAGTCGGTGACCTCGCGCATTATCCTCTTGAACTTTTAGAGAAAAAATTCGGGATCATGGGAAATCAGCTGTATCACCATGCATGGGGCATCGATCTGTCTGAAATTGGTGCGCCCATCATGCAAGGTCAGGTCAGCTACGGAAAAAGCCAGATTTTACTTCGTGACTATACGGATATAACGGAGATCAAACATGTCATTTTGGAGATGTGTGAAGAGGTGGCAAGGCGTGCGAGAAGGGCAAGAAAAGCAGGAAGGACGATCAGTTTTGGGCTAGGGTACAGCAAAGATGAAGGTGGTGGCGGCTTTCATCGTTCTAAATCAATCGATCAGCCATCTAATATCACGATGGAGCTGTATGAAGTGTGTCTAGAGCTTCTTCAAACCTTTTATCGGGGAGAGACGGTGCGTAAGATTTCAATCGCCCTTTCTAATGTCTGTGAAGATACAGAAACACAGCTTACTTTGTTTTCTTTAGATCATCCAAAGAAAAGAAAGATCGGCTATGTTATGGATGATATTCGGCAAAAATACGGCTCCAACTCTCTTCTGCGGGCTGTTTCTTATACAAAAGGAGGAACAGCATTATACAGAAGCCGACTTTTAGGCGGACATAAGGCATAA
- a CDS encoding N-acetylmuramoyl-L-alanine amidase produces MKVIIIDPGHGGNDPGAVNKEYFEKIYNLAIAKKIQTNLQNNYEVTVIMTRTVDTTVSLEERTNLANSKNAELFVSIHQNTGGGEGFESYVHQRADAETKRIQNILHASVTAVMSKYGVRDRGQKQADFHVLRETKKSAVLLEVLFMDNEKNVALLKREDFQNELSIAIAQGIAQSLSLPKKQAKITQTQIFNVIAGAFEQKENAVARVSLLAKQNVTAFIDEITSGNKTYYRVQAGAFQNREYAENFAKKIRSAGVGDAYVVEKNTNQPPPVQEPPKPSPETPKPNPEPPKPAPPKGLTIQGSSLLSAEEMDRFVKKVNPNAPSVAALYVQIGQVYGVRGDVAFAQAIQETGYFRFEGNVKASQNNYAGIGATGKNESAVFKTPQEGVLAHIQHLFAYSSTQPLPSQYPMVDPRFQYVQRGSAVTWAQLNGKWAIPGTTYSTMILDIYKKMLNEAKIPLQTRINSLNAALNEL; encoded by the coding sequence TTGAAAGTCATAATTATTGACCCGGGCCATGGAGGTAATGATCCAGGAGCGGTAAACAAAGAGTATTTTGAAAAAATATATAATCTGGCAATCGCCAAAAAGATACAAACGAATCTTCAAAACAACTATGAAGTGACGGTCATCATGACTCGAACAGTTGATACAACTGTATCATTAGAGGAAAGAACGAATTTAGCAAACAGCAAGAATGCAGAGCTGTTTGTGTCCATCCACCAGAACACCGGTGGAGGAGAAGGCTTTGAAAGCTATGTGCACCAGCGTGCAGACGCCGAAACGAAAAGAATACAAAATATTTTACATGCATCAGTCACCGCTGTTATGAGTAAGTACGGTGTGCGAGACAGAGGACAAAAACAGGCTGACTTTCACGTGCTTCGTGAAACGAAAAAGTCTGCTGTCTTACTAGAAGTACTTTTCATGGATAATGAGAAAAACGTGGCACTTTTAAAAAGAGAAGATTTTCAAAACGAATTGTCTATAGCCATTGCACAAGGAATCGCACAAAGTCTTTCTCTTCCAAAAAAACAGGCAAAGATTACACAGACACAAATCTTCAATGTGATCGCAGGTGCGTTTGAACAAAAAGAGAATGCGGTTGCTCGTGTTTCACTTTTAGCTAAACAAAATGTTACAGCTTTTATTGACGAAATAACTAGCGGAAACAAAACCTATTACAGAGTTCAAGCCGGAGCTTTTCAGAATAGAGAATACGCAGAGAATTTTGCTAAAAAGATACGTTCAGCAGGTGTCGGGGATGCTTATGTAGTAGAGAAGAATACAAATCAGCCGCCTCCAGTCCAAGAACCGCCAAAGCCAAGTCCAGAAACACCAAAGCCAAATCCAGAACCGCCAAAACCAGCGCCTCCAAAGGGACTAACGATACAAGGCTCATCGTTGCTATCTGCAGAAGAGATGGATCGATTTGTTAAGAAGGTCAATCCGAATGCGCCATCTGTTGCTGCTCTTTACGTTCAGATCGGACAAGTATACGGGGTCAGAGGAGATGTAGCATTCGCTCAGGCCATTCAAGAAACAGGGTACTTCCGCTTTGAAGGAAACGTTAAAGCTTCACAGAATAATTATGCAGGAATCGGTGCGACAGGTAAGAACGAATCAGCCGTGTTTAAGACTCCTCAAGAAGGCGTTTTAGCTCACATTCAGCACTTGTTTGCATATAGCTCTACACAGCCTCTGCCTTCACAATATCCTATGGTTGATCCGAGGTTTCAATATGTTCAGAGAGGCAGTGCCGTGACATGGGCACAGCTGAACGGCAAATGGGCCATTCCAGGCACAACGTACAGTACTATGATATTGGATATTTACAAAAAAATGCTAAATGAAGCAAAAATACCGCTTCAAACAAGAATTAACTCTCTTAATGCAGCGCTGAACGAATTATAA
- a CDS encoding YqzH family protein: protein MNRLLIRKMIQQSLKDYLWEEENCILSEKEWRNLEEEVLRQMHEEDQNEAVYSIIQDVVYAYFTNK, encoded by the coding sequence ATGAACCGTTTATTGATAAGAAAAATGATCCAACAATCGCTGAAGGATTATTTATGGGAAGAAGAAAATTGTATATTGTCGGAGAAAGAATGGAGAAATCTCGAAGAAGAAGTCTTGCGTCAGATGCATGAGGAAGATCAAAATGAGGCTGTTTACAGCATCATTCAGGACGTTGTGTATGCTTATTTTACAAATAAATAA
- a CDS encoding MBL fold metallo-hydrolase: MTQKTAIIPITLPTPFDVGPVNCVLLKSDAVTLVDSGAKTEESRQQLIATLKDHGLTFKDLDHYICTHYHPDHAGLSKEIQDNGVPTLMLKEAVPYVSGDRHFIEQGETFYTNLYHSFGVPDALGRLELLKLRKYRTFSSTFVPDKLPLPGDEVPGHDGFIFLKTPGHAPDHLSLYHEEEGILIGGDVLLPHISSNALLEPPALNETERPRTLLQYRETLQYLMTLNLKTVYPGHGEPFKNATQLITKRLHDHTERARALEHLLSDEPLTVFELCRRLFPKLYEKQLGLVVSEVVGHLDLLQAEERVRVEEENKILHYLRTGVTR, translated from the coding sequence ATGACTCAAAAAACAGCAATTATCCCGATTACGCTTCCTACACCGTTTGATGTAGGTCCTGTAAACTGTGTCCTCCTAAAAAGTGATGCGGTTACGCTTGTTGATTCTGGAGCAAAAACCGAAGAAAGCAGACAACAGCTCATCGCTACCCTAAAGGATCACGGGCTCACTTTTAAAGATCTAGATCATTATATCTGCACACACTACCACCCTGATCATGCGGGTCTGTCAAAAGAGATACAAGACAATGGTGTTCCTACCCTCATGCTTAAAGAAGCTGTTCCTTATGTTAGTGGCGACCGCCATTTTATTGAACAGGGAGAAACGTTTTATACTAATCTCTACCATTCTTTCGGAGTGCCAGATGCTCTTGGAAGGTTAGAACTGTTAAAGCTGCGGAAATATCGTACGTTTTCAAGCACGTTTGTTCCAGACAAATTGCCTTTACCTGGTGATGAAGTGCCTGGTCACGATGGGTTTATCTTTCTTAAGACGCCTGGCCATGCCCCAGATCATCTTTCTCTCTATCATGAAGAAGAAGGTATCTTAATTGGCGGGGATGTGCTTCTGCCTCATATTTCGTCCAATGCCCTATTAGAACCGCCTGCTTTGAACGAAACTGAACGGCCAAGAACATTGCTCCAATACCGAGAGACGTTGCAATACTTAATGACGCTGAACTTAAAAACGGTATACCCTGGACACGGGGAACCTTTTAAGAATGCAACACAGTTGATCACAAAACGCCTTCACGATCATACCGAGCGTGCAAGAGCGCTTGAACATCTGTTGAGTGATGAGCCGTTAACCGTTTTTGAACTGTGTCGACGTCTGTTTCCAAAACTATATGAAAAGCAGCTCGGTTTAGTAGTTTCCGAAGTTGTTGGGCATCTTGATCTGCTTCAAGCAGAAGAAAGAGTACGAGTAGAGGAAGAGAACAAGATATTACATTATCTCAGAACAGGAGTTACAAGATGA
- a CDS encoding efflux RND transporter permease subunit has translation MNWLTRFSLKNPVAIFIFSFLLIVGGVFSFTNLKVDLLPNVEFPQLTVQTVYPGASPEDVNEQVTDKLETQLKQVEDVKTVKSSSNESVSIISMDFPFTANMDEVEDQVKSIISETDLPEDVEPEVSRFSFGTIPIYNISLFPEKEGENIQAFVNDELVPELKKIQGVNNVSVGGVKETFVSITLDKEKAKEAGITLNAVKEAITSRDLSFPAGTVTDDSITVPVRVEEVVDTVAELKEITISQSQGAPAQSPGGPGGGAPGEAAQPGAGGGAPGGQNAPGGAQAPQAPASLKLGDLAEVKETDDVSEITRYNQKASLSMAVTKKQDANTVEVADKVLEVLNKNKYDDKLNYAIGFGQAEGIKDSVNTLVKEGLFGALFASLAVLIFLRNLRATIIAIISIPLSLLVSAIFLDRLDITLNIMTLGGMAVAVGRVVDDSIVVIENIFRRIRKTDGDYDRDELIIDSTREILKAIVSSTITTVVVFLPLGLVGGITGEFFLPFALTVVFALLASLIVAVTIVPILAKYAFKTVKPEKNDGPLQRGYEKLIKASLNHKILVLFTSFILLGGSFFLATKLGMVFLPNEEQKTLTINVELPASTNVTKTNEVSLEVEEYLSKRGTIEDVTAGIGSRDFQTGLKRQNVANYFVNLKKEANIDTELKELEKGIKEITDEKAEGTVISLQEVSSGGPPANNEVNIDLYSNNLEDLQKAASEVEEYMKTIDSIKYVSNNFKDTQKQWAVDIDTEKAAEKGVSGFAILGAVSDVTKPVEVGELTLDGDQKNVKVEYDESVKSLDEIKDLTVFGSSGPVKISDVAEVTEKDTVTGIQKLDGKIYAQVSAQVKGDNVQKVTQDVIKGVEDNVDLPSSVSTEGGGGSEETMDTFKDLGLAMLVAIGLVYLTMLITFGRARIPFIILSSLIFVPVGAIGGLYLINEPLSVSAMIGILMLIGIVTTNAIVLVDRIGQNREIKGMPVREALLEAGKTRLRPILMTAFATIAALIPLALTTSSGTLISKGLAIVVIGGLTTSTLLTLIIVPVLYELFFRRQAKREKAKLNA, from the coding sequence ATGAACTGGTTAACACGATTTAGCTTAAAAAATCCAGTAGCAATATTCATCTTTTCATTTTTACTCATTGTTGGTGGAGTCTTCTCATTCACGAACTTGAAAGTGGATTTGCTGCCAAACGTTGAGTTTCCACAGCTGACCGTTCAAACCGTTTATCCAGGAGCATCTCCTGAAGATGTGAACGAACAAGTAACGGACAAACTTGAAACACAATTGAAGCAAGTTGAGGATGTAAAAACCGTTAAGAGTTCTTCGAACGAAAGCGTATCTATCATTAGTATGGATTTTCCTTTCACCGCAAATATGGATGAGGTAGAAGATCAAGTCAAATCCATCATTTCAGAAACGGATCTTCCTGAAGATGTGGAACCAGAGGTAAGCCGTTTCTCATTTGGAACGATTCCTATCTACAATATTTCTCTATTCCCTGAAAAAGAAGGAGAAAACATCCAAGCATTCGTGAATGACGAATTAGTTCCAGAACTTAAAAAGATCCAAGGTGTGAACAACGTATCTGTAGGTGGTGTTAAAGAAACATTCGTCTCGATCACACTTGATAAAGAAAAAGCAAAAGAAGCTGGTATCACCTTAAATGCTGTTAAAGAAGCAATCACCAGCCGTGACCTCTCCTTCCCTGCTGGAACCGTAACCGATGACTCGATTACAGTCCCAGTTCGTGTTGAAGAAGTGGTCGATACGGTTGCTGAGCTTAAGGAAATTACCATTTCTCAAAGTCAAGGCGCACCTGCACAGTCTCCTGGGGGACCTGGTGGAGGAGCTCCTGGCGAAGCAGCTCAACCAGGAGCTGGAGGCGGAGCTCCAGGCGGTCAAAACGCACCTGGTGGAGCACAAGCACCTCAAGCACCAGCAAGCTTAAAGCTTGGTGATCTTGCTGAAGTTAAAGAAACAGATGATGTTAGTGAGATTACAAGATATAACCAAAAAGCTTCACTCTCTATGGCCGTAACAAAGAAACAAGATGCAAATACGGTTGAAGTTGCTGATAAAGTTCTAGAAGTGCTGAACAAAAATAAATACGATGATAAGTTAAACTATGCGATTGGTTTCGGCCAGGCAGAAGGTATTAAAGACTCTGTAAACACGCTGGTTAAAGAAGGATTATTCGGAGCATTATTCGCTTCTCTAGCCGTACTGATATTCCTTAGAAACCTTAGAGCAACCATCATTGCCATCATCTCAATCCCGCTTTCACTTCTCGTTTCTGCCATCTTCTTAGACCGTCTTGATATTACATTAAACATCATGACACTCGGCGGAATGGCAGTAGCAGTCGGACGCGTTGTAGATGATAGTATCGTGGTTATCGAGAATATCTTTAGAAGAATCCGTAAAACAGATGGTGACTACGACCGTGATGAGTTGATCATTGATTCTACACGCGAAATTTTAAAAGCGATCGTATCTTCTACGATCACAACCGTCGTTGTATTCTTGCCACTTGGTCTAGTCGGCGGTATCACAGGTGAGTTCTTCTTACCGTTTGCATTAACGGTTGTATTCGCATTATTAGCTTCACTGATCGTTGCTGTTACGATCGTACCTATCCTAGCAAAATATGCATTTAAAACCGTAAAACCAGAAAAGAACGATGGTCCTTTGCAGCGTGGTTATGAAAAACTGATCAAAGCATCATTGAATCATAAAATTCTAGTTCTTTTCACTTCATTCATTCTTTTAGGCGGATCTTTCTTCCTTGCAACGAAACTTGGAATGGTCTTCCTACCGAATGAAGAGCAAAAAACATTAACGATTAACGTTGAATTACCTGCAAGTACAAACGTAACAAAGACGAACGAAGTGTCTTTAGAAGTTGAAGAGTACCTCTCTAAGCGCGGTACGATTGAAGATGTAACAGCTGGTATCGGATCTCGTGATTTCCAAACCGGTCTTAAGCGTCAAAATGTTGCTAACTATTTTGTTAACCTCAAAAAAGAAGCAAACATTGACACAGAACTAAAAGAGCTAGAAAAAGGTATTAAAGAGATCACAGACGAAAAAGCAGAAGGAACCGTAATCAGCTTGCAGGAAGTTTCAAGCGGTGGACCTCCAGCGAATAACGAAGTCAATATTGACCTGTATTCAAACAACTTAGAAGATCTACAAAAAGCTGCAAGTGAAGTTGAAGAGTACATGAAGACGATTGATTCGATCAAGTATGTATCCAACAACTTTAAAGATACACAAAAACAATGGGCAGTTGACATTGATACAGAAAAAGCAGCTGAAAAAGGCGTATCAGGATTCGCTATTCTAGGGGCTGTCTCAGATGTAACGAAACCTGTTGAAGTAGGAGAACTTACATTAGACGGCGATCAAAAGAATGTGAAAGTCGAATATGACGAATCTGTTAAATCCCTTGATGAGATTAAGGATCTGACTGTATTCGGTTCATCTGGACCAGTTAAGATCTCAGACGTTGCTGAGGTAACAGAGAAAGACACAGTAACTGGCATCCAAAAGCTTGATGGTAAGATCTATGCACAAGTCTCTGCACAAGTAAAAGGAGACAATGTTCAAAAAGTGACACAAGACGTTATTAAAGGCGTTGAAGATAATGTAGACCTTCCTTCTTCTGTATCAACAGAAGGTGGTGGAGGAAGCGAAGAAACGATGGATACGTTTAAAGATCTTGGACTTGCGATGCTAGTTGCGATCGGTCTCGTTTACTTAACGATGTTGATCACGTTTGGTCGAGCACGTATTCCGTTCATCATCCTCTCTTCCCTCATATTCGTTCCTGTTGGAGCAATTGGAGGATTATACTTGATCAACGAACCATTGTCTGTAAGTGCGATGATCGGAATACTCATGTTGATTGGTATCGTTACGACGAATGCGATCGTATTGGTAGACCGCATCGGACAGAACCGTGAGATTAAAGGTATGCCGGTTCGTGAAGCGTTATTAGAAGCTGGTAAAACCCGTTTACGTCCGATATTAATGACAGCATTTGCAACAATTGCAGCATTGATTCCGCTTGCATTAACAACATCTTCAGGAACGCTGATTTCTAAAGGATTGGCGATTGTTGTAATCGGTGGTCTAACGACTTCTACACTATTAACGTTGATCATCGTACCTGTTCTATACGAATTATTCTTCAGAAGACAGGCGAAGCGTGAAAAAGCAAAATTAAATGCATAA
- a CDS encoding TVP38/TMEM64 family protein has translation MKPTKKWLYLALIIAGLITLVLWLQKNYKGFSPEEFRNWIVQWGWIAPFIFVVLYTLRPFVLFPSSIFAITSGLSFGFYWGCLYTYLGSLGGGLLTYFAINRLGRFKKNKQWKNENYEKVRNKIEREGIRFVLLLRLLPVLNYDLVSYLTSLTNVKFKDYAIATAIGIIPGTIAYTYLGTSMTSGSKKVVWIGTTLLFVLVALPMLFKKKMKAKIGL, from the coding sequence ATGAAACCTACAAAAAAGTGGCTATATCTTGCGTTAATAATTGCTGGCTTAATCACTTTAGTTCTCTGGCTGCAAAAAAATTATAAGGGATTTAGTCCTGAAGAATTTAGAAATTGGATTGTACAGTGGGGATGGATCGCACCTTTTATCTTTGTTGTCCTTTATACATTGAGGCCATTTGTGTTATTTCCATCTTCCATATTTGCCATTACAAGCGGCTTATCGTTTGGTTTTTATTGGGGATGTCTGTATACATATCTCGGATCGTTAGGAGGAGGACTCCTAACATATTTCGCGATCAACCGCCTTGGCCGTTTTAAGAAAAATAAACAATGGAAAAACGAAAACTACGAGAAAGTACGCAACAAGATTGAGAGAGAAGGCATTCGTTTCGTTCTATTGTTAAGGCTGCTTCCGGTATTAAATTATGATTTGGTAAGTTATTTAACGTCATTAACAAATGTAAAGTTTAAAGACTATGCGATCGCTACAGCAATTGGAATCATTCCTGGAACAATTGCTTACACGTATTTAGGTACGTCGATGACGTCGGGAAGCAAAAAAGTCGTTTGGATTGGAACTACCCTTTTATTTGTCCTTGTCGCTCTACCTATGCTCTTTAAGAAGAAGATGAAAGCAAAGATAGGGTTGTAG